The following are encoded together in the Humulus lupulus chromosome 5, drHumLupu1.1, whole genome shotgun sequence genome:
- the LOC133779747 gene encoding uncharacterized protein LOC133779747, whose translation MESGVGERVNVLEESWLPDHDNPLVPPKGKNLLWREVLGCLPTKSQLKMKHVAIDLYYPFCNMSEETIYHSLVICSFAQEVWNSLTVDVNADGFEVFGDWFDAIFQRYYKDRMGKIATICKALWGVRNYLVWNHKGTTTDALVTSVLLFLEQRINAQDRNLDVSMESFLPGDESEHWVCHQENTVKVNVGVALFNDPMCYSYSVVSRSTNGLLVETKVVSKQGRIQPNVTPY comes from the exons ATGGAGAGTGGGGTTGGGGAGAGGGTGAATGTCTTGGAGGAGTCGTGGCTTCCTGATCATGATAACCCACTG GTGCCGCCAAAAGGGAAGAATTTGTTGTGGAGGGAGGTTTTAGGTTGCTTGCCCACAAAATCACAATTGAAGATGAAGCATGTGGCTATAGATTTGTACTATCCTTTCTGTAATATGTCAGAGGAGACCATCTATCATAGTTTGGTTATTTGCTCATTTGCTCAAGAAGTTTGGAACAGCTTGACGGTAGATGTGAATGCAGATGGTTTTGAAGTGTTTGGGGATTGGTTCGATGCCATCTTTCAGAGATATTATAAGGATCGAATGGGGAAGATAGCAACGATTTGCAAGGCACTTTGGGGAGTGAGAAATTATCTGGTTTGGAACCATAAGGGTACGACTACAGATGCTTTGGTTACATCAGTTTTACTTTTCCTTGAGCAAAGGATTAATGCTCAGGACAGAAACTTGGATGTCTCAATGGAGTCTTTCTTACCAGGGGACGAGAGTGAGCATTGGGTTTGCCATCAAGAGAATACAGTTAAGGTCAATGTTGGTGTAGCTTTGTTTAATGACCCTATGTGTTATAGTTACAGTGTTGTTTCCAGAAGTACAAATGGTCTCTTGGTTGAAACAAAAGTAGTGTCCAAACAGGGACGAATCCAacctaatgtaacgccctactaa